DNA from Sulfurimonas xiamenensis:
GGCTTTATATACCTGGTGGAAAGGCAGCTTATCCATCTTCTCTTTTAATGAATGTTATTCCGGCACAGGTTGCTGGGGTTCAAAAAATAGTAGTTTGTACGCCAACACCAGAAAATGAGCCAAATGAGCTTCTTCTTGCAGCATGTCATTTGTGTGGAGTAAGTGAAGTTTATAAAGTGGGAGGAGCAAGTGCAATTGCAGCAATGGCATATGGAACTCAGACCATACCAAAAGTTGATGTAATTACAGGACCTGGAAATATTTTTGTTGCAACAGCTAAAAAAATGGTTTTTGGAGATGTAAATATTGATATGATTGCAGGACCTAGTGAAATAGGAATACTTGCAGATGACAGTGCAAACCCTTCACATATGGCTATTGATATGCTCTCTCAGGCAGAGCATGATGAGATGGCAAGTTCTATTTTAATCACTCCTTCACAAAAATTAGCTGATGCAGTAAAGATAGAGTTGGAAAATTGGCTTCAAAAACTTCCAAGACATGAGATTGCAAGAAAATCAATTCAAGAGCGCGGAGCAATTATTGTAACAGATGATATGCAAGAAGCCATTGAGTTGATGAATCAAATAGCGCCGGAACATTTAGAGGTGGCAACACTCTCTCCTTTTGAACTGCTTTCATATATTAAACATGCAGGAGCTATTTTTCTAGGGCACAATACTCCTGAGGCGGTTGGTGACTATATGGCTGGACCAAACCATACACTTCCAACAGGAGGAACAGCAAAATTTTATTCTCCTCTTGGAGTAGAAAATTTTATGAAAAAATCTTCTATAATCTCTTTTAGTTCTAATGCAATAAATGAGATAGGCAAAGAGTGCGCGCTTATAGCAAGCACAGAAGGTTTGACAGCGCACGAAGAGTCAGTTAAAGTTAGACTTAAAAAATAGTATAAAATATTTTACACTCATCAAAACTATCATTTAAAGTTGATAGTTTTGTTGAGATTTTTTTTAAAATCACCACTTTTCTCTACATACAACTATTTAGCACCTTTCTTTTTTTTAATACTATATTTCATTTTTTAGTTTTTAATATTTAAAAATAGATGATTTTGGTAACAAATGACATAAAATTATCAAAAAAATTCCCAAAAAGAGGAAATATTGTTAAAATGTGATAATTTTATAATAAATTTTAAGCTTTATATAGGTAAGATTTAATAAATAAGAAATTCCTATATATTAGTATAAGAATTTTTTTTTGATTAGATTAGTTATAGTAATAAATCTTAACATTAGTCTGTTAAAAGAGTATAAGGAGAATATATGCAATTAGGCTTCCTGGTTGATTTACATTTGTGTATGGGGTGCAAAGGGTGTGAGATCGCATGTAAGGTGGAAAATGAAGTTCCGCTAAGTACATGGAGACTTCGTGTTAAATATGTTGATGTTGGAACATTTCCTGAAACAAAAAGAACATTTACTCCATTGAGGTGTAATCATTGTGAAAATGCTCCATGTGAAAGAATTTGTCCGGTTAGTGCGCTTCATTATCTGGAAAATGGGATTGTAAATATTGATAAAGAACGCTGTATAGGTTGTGCCGGTTGTGTTATGGCATGTCCTTACGGAGCAATTTACATTGATCCTCAAACACAAACTGCAGATAAGTGCACATACTGTGCGCATCGTGTTGCTTCATCTATGATGCCTGCATGTGTTGTAGCTTGTCCTGTTCAGGCAAATATTTTTGGAGATTTGGAAGATCCTGCTTCAAATATCTCTAAATATATTCAAGTCAATCAAGGCGGTGTTCAAGTTCGTAAACCTGAAAAGGGGACAAACCCTCACCACTATTATGTAGGCG
Protein-coding regions in this window:
- the hisD gene encoding histidinol dehydrogenase → MIFTNSKNSGFKAEFEELLGRGKMDIAQVSAIVGNIINEIKSDKNEALKSHIAKFDKWTPQSDADLKITTESMSAAYSNLDKKLKSALHLSYERIKSYHEKQKPKSWFDTEENGTILGQKVTPVDSAGLYIPGGKAAYPSSLLMNVIPAQVAGVQKIVVCTPTPENEPNELLLAACHLCGVSEVYKVGGASAIAAMAYGTQTIPKVDVITGPGNIFVATAKKMVFGDVNIDMIAGPSEIGILADDSANPSHMAIDMLSQAEHDEMASSILITPSQKLADAVKIELENWLQKLPRHEIARKSIQERGAIIVTDDMQEAIELMNQIAPEHLEVATLSPFELLSYIKHAGAIFLGHNTPEAVGDYMAGPNHTLPTGGTAKFYSPLGVENFMKKSSIISFSSNAINEIGKECALIASTEGLTAHEESVKVRLKK
- a CDS encoding 4Fe-4S dicluster domain-containing protein, translating into MQLGFLVDLHLCMGCKGCEIACKVENEVPLSTWRLRVKYVDVGTFPETKRTFTPLRCNHCENAPCERICPVSALHYLENGIVNIDKERCIGCAGCVMACPYGAIYIDPQTQTADKCTYCAHRVASSMMPACVVACPVQANIFGDLEDPASNISKYIQVNQGGVQVRKPEKGTNPHHYYVGGGNVTLNPLASHRVDGHSLFNDITTLPVGGKH